The following are encoded together in the Planctobacterium marinum genome:
- a CDS encoding response regulator — protein MLDIPAPRRVSELTALIIDEDPLVHELIKSAMLEIGISKIATAQNAYYAVRRCEQTRFDIVLISFNVQSDKDGFHLLEELKFKGYVTKATTVIFLSAETAPELVHCVVEMQPNDFWVKPLDRNRVENRLRHIFEVRKRLHRLYYCVDTENYSSAIYLADELLKRNELAHYFPNIKRVKGECLFKLFEFAEAQKYYEELQHEYKYGWVSIGLLRAMLAQDKLEEAEPKIKELKEREDTRFLVYDVLAHYFIEHEDYKNAYEEIKTATQLAPRNIERNRKSCDLARLNHDRKGQYLSAQNVAKYARNSIHDSPDLRLNVVRTGIDLATTLTAGEARTLYVKIERMMRELEAEFGKQLEEPLTVVKVRLLCVRQNKKEAEKLLKDKVSQEANGSIDENLEKVKAFHELGMREESLKLLEEVKKQIGGDSWSGRVVSEYIEQEKIERKEIHFTAKELGEMAKTHFKEKRFKPAYANLTQAFKLSPNNPQLAMSLLRLLTAMVEQEKDTLDEHQQSLACECAAILAASDMENDTKQKLEMFAKILKIDLANLSL, from the coding sequence CACAAAATGCCTATTATGCCGTAAGGCGCTGTGAACAAACGCGTTTTGACATCGTCCTTATTTCCTTTAACGTGCAAAGTGACAAAGACGGATTCCATCTGTTGGAAGAGTTAAAGTTTAAAGGCTATGTCACTAAAGCCACTACCGTAATCTTTTTAAGCGCAGAAACTGCCCCTGAGTTAGTGCATTGCGTGGTGGAAATGCAACCCAATGATTTTTGGGTTAAACCACTGGATAGAAATCGAGTTGAAAACCGTTTGCGCCATATATTTGAGGTGCGTAAACGCCTGCATCGCTTATATTATTGTGTTGATACCGAAAACTACAGCTCGGCAATTTACCTGGCCGATGAACTGCTGAAGCGCAATGAGTTAGCTCACTACTTTCCCAATATCAAACGGGTGAAAGGTGAGTGCTTATTCAAGCTGTTTGAGTTTGCCGAGGCGCAGAAGTATTACGAAGAGTTGCAGCACGAATATAAATACGGTTGGGTGTCTATCGGTTTGTTACGGGCCATGTTAGCGCAAGACAAACTGGAAGAGGCCGAACCCAAAATTAAAGAGCTCAAAGAGCGCGAAGACACCCGCTTTTTGGTGTATGACGTGTTGGCTCATTATTTTATTGAGCATGAAGATTACAAAAATGCTTATGAAGAGATAAAAACTGCCACTCAACTGGCTCCCAGAAACATTGAGCGAAACCGGAAATCCTGTGATCTGGCAAGGCTTAACCACGATCGCAAGGGACAATATCTGTCGGCACAAAATGTGGCTAAGTATGCCAGAAACTCCATCCATGACAGCCCTGACTTGCGTTTAAACGTGGTGCGAACCGGGATTGATTTGGCCACCACTCTCACTGCAGGTGAAGCGAGAACACTGTACGTAAAAATAGAACGTATGATGCGCGAACTTGAAGCGGAATTTGGCAAACAATTAGAAGAACCTTTGACCGTGGTCAAAGTCAGGCTTTTATGTGTCAGGCAGAATAAAAAAGAAGCCGAGAAGCTGTTGAAAGACAAGGTTTCGCAAGAAGCTAATGGCTCCATTGACGAAAACCTGGAAAAAGTTAAAGCTTTCCACGAGTTGGGGATGCGAGAAGAGAGCCTCAAATTGCTCGAAGAGGTGAAAAAACAAATCGGTGGCGACTCTTGGTCTGGACGTGTTGTCAGTGAGTACATTGAACAGGAAAAAATCGAACGCAAGGAAATTCACTTCACGGCGAAAGAACTGGGTGAAATGGCTAAAACCCACTTCAAAGAAAAGCGCTTTAAGCCAGCATACGCAAATTTAACCCAAGCTTTTAAGTTATCGCCCAACAATCCGCAACTAGCGATGAGCCTGTTGCGCTTGCTCACAGCAATGGTGGAGCAAGAAAAAGATACTCTGGATGAGCACCAACAATCATTGGCTTGCGAATGCGCTGCTATTCTGGCAGCGAGTGACATGGAAAATGACACAAAGCAAAAATTAGAAATGTTTGCCAAAATATTAAAAATTGATCTGGCTAATTTGAGTCTTTAA
- a CDS encoding SRPBCC family protein: MLHFALEGTFNDNVDNLFSAWHEPKKLINWFNLNDLVIGQIMSDFRVGGKFRFHLYDVAGESHILMGEYMDIQPNTRLQFSWQWVGEPHLSEVEVLFDDVDARTTNIQLIHSGFDDEEDKVLHHQAWLGCLDRLVLASR, encoded by the coding sequence ATGTTGCATTTTGCGCTAGAAGGGACGTTTAACGACAACGTCGATAATTTGTTCTCTGCATGGCACGAACCGAAAAAGTTAATCAACTGGTTTAATCTAAACGATCTCGTCATCGGACAAATCATGTCAGATTTTCGCGTGGGCGGGAAGTTTCGCTTTCATCTTTACGACGTCGCCGGTGAATCCCACATTTTGATGGGTGAATACATGGATATTCAACCAAACACCAGACTACAATTCTCGTGGCAATGGGTGGGAGAACCACACCTCAGTGAGGTAGAAGTATTGTTTGACGACGTCGATGCGCGAACCACCAACATTCAACTCATCCACTCAGGCTTTGATGACGAAGAAGATAAAGTGCTGCATCATCAAGCATGGCTAGGTTGCCTTGACAGACTGGTGTTAGCCAGCCGCTAA
- a CDS encoding glyoxylate/hydroxypyruvate reductase A: MLIAYVPNKNTQSAQSWLNAFSTAMPEHQFKVLSELSDSEKSKIEVAIVANTENTDFTQLPHLKWVQSTWAGVENLLDCKSLLDVPIVRLQDPTLANTMADSVLCWVMNCQRHNPLYARQQKTGHWQSHPVKPNQEFEILLLGAGNMGMTAARRLQEQGYKLSIWARTTRDSISDDVIFYSDREGLRAALQRADVVVALLPHTPDTRFLLDDETLSWCKPGAYLINFGRGSAIKTSALLTHLERSELAHAVLDVFDVEPLPQDHPFWHHPKVTVLPHIAAPTNPQSATLVIKKNLSNYISFGQIPKAVDIKRGY, from the coding sequence GTGTTAATAGCTTATGTTCCTAACAAAAACACCCAATCGGCGCAGTCATGGCTAAATGCATTCAGCACAGCAATGCCTGAGCATCAGTTTAAGGTGCTATCAGAGTTGAGTGACAGCGAAAAGTCGAAAATAGAGGTGGCGATAGTGGCTAATACCGAAAACACCGACTTTACTCAGTTACCTCACCTTAAATGGGTGCAAAGTACTTGGGCCGGAGTGGAGAATTTATTGGATTGTAAATCACTGCTGGATGTTCCAATTGTCAGACTACAAGATCCGACACTGGCAAATACCATGGCCGATAGCGTTTTATGTTGGGTGATGAATTGTCAACGCCACAATCCGTTGTATGCCAGACAACAAAAAACAGGTCATTGGCAGTCTCACCCGGTAAAGCCGAATCAGGAGTTTGAGATACTGTTGCTAGGGGCTGGCAATATGGGCATGACAGCGGCCAGGCGACTGCAAGAGCAAGGCTACAAACTCTCTATTTGGGCAAGAACAACACGTGATAGCATATCCGACGATGTGATTTTTTACAGTGACCGGGAAGGGCTGCGCGCTGCACTGCAGCGCGCAGACGTGGTTGTTGCGTTGTTACCTCATACCCCCGATACACGATTTCTACTCGATGACGAAACTTTATCCTGGTGCAAACCCGGTGCTTATTTAATTAATTTCGGGCGAGGTTCTGCCATTAAAACCTCGGCTTTACTCACTCATCTTGAACGCAGTGAGTTAGCCCATGCGGTATTGGATGTTTTTGACGTAGAGCCATTGCCGCAGGACCATCCCTTCTGGCATCATCCTAAAGTAACGGTGCTACCCCATATAGCAGCACCTACAAACCCCCAATCCGCAACCTTGGTAATTAAAAAGAATTTGTCGAATTACATTTCCTTCGGCCAAATACCCAAGGCCGTTGATATTAAACGGGGGTATTAG
- a CDS encoding type 1 glutamine amidotransferase has protein sequence MNTRQHLKLLLVQIRDKPQVREEEFDSFVRFADINRAQLEVLNVFDRPRFSPELVEQYDAVIVGGASEASVLEPEVYPFVPDCVRLLQYCRQIGKPVFASCFGFQLAVLAMGGEIVRDERDFEIGTLPISLTEAAGTDPLFSGIPDPFYAVSVHRERAPQLPAECELLAFTEACPHAFKVSGLPFWAFQFHPEVDKDILIERLSVFRTQYTQDTEHFNQVIAQAKETPWSNGLVSKFIDYLCSG, from the coding sequence ATGAACACAAGACAACATTTAAAACTGCTATTGGTACAGATAAGAGATAAGCCTCAAGTGCGCGAAGAGGAGTTTGATAGTTTTGTGCGTTTTGCGGATATCAATAGAGCTCAGCTTGAGGTGTTGAATGTCTTTGACAGGCCAAGGTTTTCGCCAGAGCTGGTTGAGCAATACGATGCCGTGATCGTTGGTGGAGCCAGCGAAGCTAGTGTACTGGAACCCGAGGTTTACCCTTTTGTGCCAGATTGTGTGCGCTTACTTCAGTATTGCCGGCAAATTGGAAAACCCGTATTTGCGTCCTGTTTTGGCTTTCAATTAGCGGTGTTAGCGATGGGAGGGGAAATAGTCAGAGATGAACGGGATTTTGAAATTGGCACCTTGCCCATTTCTCTCACTGAAGCGGCCGGCACGGATCCACTATTCAGTGGCATACCGGATCCATTTTATGCTGTAAGTGTGCATCGAGAACGCGCCCCGCAACTGCCCGCCGAATGCGAGCTTTTGGCCTTTACTGAAGCCTGTCCCCATGCTTTTAAAGTAAGCGGTTTGCCCTTTTGGGCATTTCAGTTTCATCCGGAAGTAGATAAAGATATTCTGATTGAACGCTTGTCGGTGTTTCGCACTCAATATACACAAGATACCGAGCATTTTAATCAGGTTATTGCTCAAGCTAAGGAAACGCCATGGTCCAATGGTTTGGTAAGTAAATTTATCGATTATTTATGTTCCGGTTGA
- a CDS encoding TonB-dependent receptor plug domain-containing protein, with amino-acid sequence MNSQLAGMITGSALLLSVSIYAEPQPDETDDLALMSFEQLLELEVSVASTQSENIVKTPAVVSRIDVGQLQKMGIHSLAEMIAMLPGADVQHTGIGTQSVMLRGLFEAFNQKVLFQLDGVPYWQASHSDIPIAGIPLEAISHIEVIRGPGTVFHGSNASAGVINVVTKKSVAGSLHAAVITGGGKEAALNHGMPLWGGTLNLSAHWRESQEYDAFMDFRPTPGFFPPDTPNSGSIVKQPDDKSIMLGWADDSLELQYHEFRSNVQGLAAAATILNHSEMQQEGRLFKVDKSWLTDTQQYRLYADYSNFFLRIPTERLFNGSEFGVQNFGDGDDNNRLRVGGQYIHQTSDQTEWVLGVEAEERETGDYLNTDANGVTRVTTMEQNDVSEWAVYGQWLHDFDDLRVSLGVRYVDNQASGANVLPRISVIHSFDAYSSVKVLYSSGFNSPNFFQKHINIPPGVIVGNPVIEPETVDSLDVAYTYTKDNELFIANFYWTHADDFIQRMSNEFEVRFENTDHFNRYGLELDYQFATETTQWYSNLSYQHEGSQFSEKDIGRQFVPRWLARLGMVWDFKPQHSVGLSLRYASERTAVDETLLLNMQYQYERDYWQAYVTLENLLSDDYAAPDLQDLNPLRTITAGDEDTAVRVGARVFF; translated from the coding sequence ATGAACTCGCAACTTGCTGGTATGATAACAGGGTCGGCACTGCTATTGAGTGTGTCGATTTATGCTGAACCGCAGCCTGATGAAACCGATGACCTGGCTTTGATGTCTTTCGAGCAACTTTTGGAACTGGAAGTGAGTGTTGCTTCCACCCAGTCTGAAAATATCGTCAAAACACCTGCCGTGGTTTCTCGCATTGATGTGGGCCAGCTACAAAAAATGGGCATCCATAGCTTAGCTGAGATGATTGCCATGCTGCCCGGTGCAGATGTGCAACACACCGGTATTGGCACGCAATCAGTGATGCTACGTGGACTATTTGAGGCCTTTAATCAGAAAGTATTATTTCAATTGGATGGCGTACCCTATTGGCAAGCTTCCCACAGTGACATTCCCATTGCAGGCATTCCTTTGGAGGCAATCAGCCATATTGAAGTGATCCGTGGACCTGGCACGGTGTTTCATGGCTCTAACGCGTCCGCCGGGGTTATCAATGTGGTCACTAAAAAATCTGTTGCTGGCAGTTTACATGCAGCAGTCATTACGGGTGGTGGCAAAGAGGCGGCGCTTAATCATGGGATGCCTCTTTGGGGCGGAACATTAAACCTATCTGCGCATTGGCGTGAGAGCCAGGAATACGATGCTTTTATGGATTTCAGGCCCACTCCCGGTTTTTTCCCGCCGGACACACCAAACAGTGGCAGTATTGTTAAACAACCTGATGATAAATCCATTATGTTAGGCTGGGCAGATGATAGTCTTGAGCTGCAATATCACGAATTCCGCTCAAATGTTCAGGGCCTTGCCGCCGCAGCCACGATTTTGAATCACAGTGAGATGCAACAAGAAGGGCGCCTGTTTAAGGTGGACAAAAGCTGGCTAACGGATACGCAACAGTACCGATTGTATGCTGACTACAGCAACTTCTTCTTGCGCATTCCTACGGAACGCCTATTTAACGGCAGTGAGTTTGGCGTGCAAAACTTTGGTGATGGTGATGATAACAACCGATTGCGGGTCGGTGGTCAGTACATCCATCAGACCAGTGATCAAACAGAGTGGGTGTTAGGTGTCGAAGCGGAGGAGCGGGAGACCGGAGACTACCTGAACACCGATGCAAATGGGGTAACCCGTGTTACCACTATGGAACAAAATGACGTCTCCGAGTGGGCAGTGTACGGTCAATGGTTGCATGATTTTGACGATTTACGGGTGTCTCTGGGTGTGCGTTATGTAGACAACCAAGCATCGGGCGCTAATGTGTTACCCAGGATTAGTGTGATCCATAGTTTTGATGCTTATAGTTCCGTTAAGGTGCTCTATTCCTCCGGTTTTAATTCTCCCAACTTTTTCCAGAAGCACATTAATATTCCACCAGGGGTGATCGTGGGTAACCCCGTAATCGAGCCTGAAACAGTAGATAGCCTCGATGTAGCCTACACTTATACCAAGGATAACGAACTGTTTATCGCAAATTTTTATTGGACCCATGCCGATGACTTTATCCAGCGTATGAGCAATGAGTTTGAGGTTCGCTTCGAAAATACTGATCACTTCAATCGTTACGGTCTGGAGCTGGACTATCAGTTTGCAACGGAAACCACACAGTGGTACTCCAATTTGAGTTATCAGCATGAGGGCAGCCAATTTTCAGAGAAGGATATTGGACGCCAGTTTGTTCCGCGGTGGTTGGCGAGGTTAGGCATGGTATGGGACTTCAAACCGCAACACAGTGTTGGCCTGAGTTTGCGCTACGCCAGTGAGCGGACTGCGGTAGATGAAACTTTGCTTCTCAACATGCAATATCAATATGAGCGGGACTATTGGCAGGCTTATGTGACGTTGGAAAACTTACTTTCGGATGATTATGCAGCCCCCGATTTACAAGATCTGAATCCGTTGCGCACCATTACCGCTGGGGACGAGGACACTGCAGTAAGAGTGGGGGCCAGAGTATTTTTCTGA
- a CDS encoding class I SAM-dependent methyltransferase: MIKTALKIAAVSLALSSLTANAEELSKTQQKLEDALLADIRSEKEVARDDNRLPMQTLEFFGFREDMSVVELVPGGGWYTKLLAPVLAENGQYYGAIGTSRIKERLSNKPGFENMQIIAEDANIYRAEGAKFYSLELSDAGLGITDVDMVMTFRNYHNFSEEGRRAMNKAAFDALKSGGTYAVVDHTARHMEAPNNENRRRFDPVLAIKEIQEAGFEFVDYSDLHHRLDDTLIYEVGRKSVTGNTDRWTLKFRKP; encoded by the coding sequence ATGATCAAAACCGCATTAAAAATCGCCGCTGTATCGCTGGCGTTAAGCAGTCTTACGGCCAATGCTGAAGAGCTCAGCAAAACCCAACAAAAGTTGGAAGACGCCCTGCTAGCTGATATCCGAAGCGAAAAAGAAGTGGCTCGCGACGATAATCGTTTACCCATGCAAACCCTGGAATTTTTTGGTTTCCGGGAAGATATGAGCGTAGTTGAACTGGTACCAGGTGGTGGTTGGTATACTAAATTGTTAGCCCCGGTATTAGCGGAAAATGGGCAATATTATGGAGCTATCGGAACCAGCCGCATCAAAGAAAGATTGAGCAATAAGCCTGGCTTTGAAAACATGCAGATCATTGCTGAAGATGCCAATATATACCGCGCTGAAGGCGCTAAATTTTACTCATTGGAACTGTCTGATGCTGGTTTAGGTATAACAGATGTCGATATGGTAATGACCTTCCGCAACTATCACAATTTTTCCGAAGAAGGTCGTCGTGCCATGAATAAAGCCGCCTTCGACGCGCTCAAGTCTGGTGGCACTTATGCTGTTGTTGATCACACAGCACGCCACATGGAAGCCCCAAATAACGAAAATCGCCGTCGCTTCGATCCTGTACTGGCAATCAAGGAAATTCAGGAAGCCGGGTTTGAATTTGTCGATTATAGTGACCTACATCACCGTCTTGACGATACCCTGATCTATGAAGTGGGTCGCAAGTCAGTAACTGGTAATACCGACCGCTGGACCTTAAAGTTTCGCAAACCCTGA
- the sbcD gene encoding exonuclease subunit SbcD — protein MLGLGYILSLARLSDFQSIFSEFMFKIIHTSDWHLGQYFYTRHRKQEHQQFLQWLLLLVERESVDAIIVAGDIFDTSAPPSYARELYNEFIIGIQKLDCQLVFVAGNHDSVAVLNESKRLLKQLHTHVIAQVSEQPDEQLIMLQNQQQNMLVCAVPFVRPRDVMLSEAQQSGLQKRQHLGQAIKAHYHSLYARACEIRDEATTAMPILMTGHLSALGVSQSDSVRDIYIGSLDGFPASDFPPADYIALGHIHKAQKVADAEQIRYCGSPIALSFDELSQPKSVELVCFEQQALQSVTSITIPRFQAMQKLKGNLKELEQQLAQLPRDESIWLSVEVTEQDFLSDLQQRLQQLTEGTRLEILQVTRAKGQRRQVLSAQHIESLSELTPMEVFERRLALEDFSDEEQQARTARLITLFNEIESSLDEDAETPAKVAESAAEQGKLL, from the coding sequence ATGCTTGGTTTAGGGTATATTCTGTCTCTGGCAAGACTGTCTGACTTTCAATCCATATTTTCGGAATTTATGTTCAAAATTATTCACACCTCAGACTGGCACTTGGGGCAATACTTCTATACGAGACACAGAAAACAAGAGCACCAGCAGTTTTTACAATGGTTGCTGCTGCTTGTTGAGAGGGAAAGCGTAGATGCTATCATTGTCGCGGGGGATATCTTTGATACCAGTGCGCCGCCCAGTTATGCCCGAGAACTCTACAACGAATTTATTATCGGCATACAGAAGCTGGACTGTCAGCTTGTTTTTGTTGCGGGTAATCACGATTCAGTAGCGGTATTGAATGAATCAAAAAGACTGCTAAAGCAATTGCATACTCACGTCATTGCACAAGTATCTGAACAACCCGACGAGCAATTGATTATGCTGCAAAATCAGCAGCAAAATATGTTGGTGTGCGCGGTTCCTTTTGTGCGACCTCGCGATGTGATGTTAAGCGAGGCACAACAAAGTGGGTTGCAAAAACGCCAGCACCTGGGACAGGCCATCAAGGCGCATTATCATTCCCTGTATGCGCGGGCTTGCGAAATACGGGATGAAGCCACCACTGCCATGCCAATTTTAATGACGGGTCACCTTTCGGCGCTGGGTGTGAGTCAGTCTGATTCGGTTCGGGATATTTATATCGGGTCCCTCGATGGCTTCCCTGCGTCTGATTTTCCACCGGCGGATTACATTGCCTTGGGCCACATTCACAAGGCACAAAAAGTTGCGGATGCCGAGCAGATCCGTTATTGCGGCTCCCCCATTGCTTTAAGTTTTGATGAACTTTCACAGCCAAAGAGCGTTGAACTTGTGTGTTTTGAGCAACAGGCATTGCAGTCGGTAACCAGCATTACTATTCCGCGTTTTCAGGCAATGCAAAAGCTCAAGGGCAATCTTAAAGAGCTGGAACAACAGCTGGCGCAGTTGCCTCGTGATGAATCCATCTGGTTGAGTGTCGAAGTGACAGAACAAGACTTTCTGTCTGACTTACAACAGCGCTTACAGCAGCTGACAGAAGGCACAAGATTGGAAATTTTGCAGGTGACTCGGGCTAAAGGTCAGCGTCGCCAGGTATTATCTGCGCAGCACATTGAATCCCTGAGCGAGCTGACTCCCATGGAAGTGTTTGAACGTAGACTGGCACTGGAAGACTTTTCTGATGAAGAGCAACAAGCCCGAACAGCGCGTTTGATAACGCTGTTCAATGAAATTGAATCAAGCCTGGATGAGGACGCTGAAACGCCAGCAAAGGTAGCAGAATCAGCAGCAGAGCAAGGAAAGCTATTGTGA